One stretch of Scyliorhinus canicula chromosome 7, sScyCan1.1, whole genome shotgun sequence DNA includes these proteins:
- the ripk4 gene encoding receptor-interacting serine/threonine-protein kinase 4: MEKQEKSSWKMGLLKTFDSDEFVSWEKIGSGGFGQVYKVRHVNWKTWLAIKCPPSLHVDEKENAELLDEAKKMEMAKFRYILPVYGICKDPVGLVMEYMETGSLEKLLASEVLPWELRFRIIHETAVGMNFLHCMSPPLLHLDLKPANILLDAHHHVKISDFGLARWNGLANTQDISMDGFCGTIAYLPPERLRQKRNSDIKHDVYSFSIVIWGILTQKKPFAAETNILHIMVKVVSGLRPDLSVIPKSRPPACKSLLKLMKRCWMETPSDRPTFQEITSETEELSTKPQEMAQEKPQEQPLDSGQTHEASKKDPAVQAKQPVQKRQSKRASDSDEYSLSQLLSQLDSGFESTGNDGPAGGEVADSKKRLSGISSIDSAFSSQGSLSLSFGKDAGGIEQSVSDIPKKKLYEAIMSGDVGKLMKLLQPQDVDLILDDGMSLLHYAVELGNEEAVRLLLLYNANPNIPNKRGSTPLHLAAEKNLKIIAELLLGKKANVNAKDEDQWTPLHFAAQSGEETLSRLLLDRNASTNEVDFEGRTALHVACQHSHENVVRVLLSRGANAQAKGKDNWTPLHFAAWQGHHTITKLLIKQVGAGGDVLTADGRTPLHLAAQRGQYRAARILLEFKSIVTGMISSRPTPLHLAAEAGHTSTSRLLVKHGVDINAVTGESWTALHLAANRGHLQTVKMLVEEQANPEARNSLQRTAVHLAADKGHSEVVRELLGSTCDINVTDDEGLTPLHLAAKCGHLKCVEMLLAHGADVTLYDKKFQTPLSLAQETGNSLVIDALQCLTDSDTEIL, encoded by the exons AGAGAATGCAGAGCTGCTGGATGAAGCCAAGAAGATGGAAATGGCAAAGTTCCgttacatcctccccgtgtatgggATTTGCAAGGATCCAGTGGGACTCGTCATGGAGTACATGGAGACTGGATCCCTGGAAAAACTGCTGGCCTCGGAGGTGTTACCATGGGAACTGCGTTTCCGCATCATCCATGAGACGGCGGTGGGCATGAATTTTCTTCACTGCATGTCCCCACCCTTACTGCATCTGGATCTGAAGCCTGCAAACATTCTGCTGGATGCACACCACCATGTGAAG ATCTCAGACTTTGGACTGGCGAGGTGGAATGGATTGGCCAACACGCAAGACATTAGCATGGATGGTTTCTGTGGTACAATTGCGTACCTGCCTCCAGAGCGTTTACGACAGAAGAGGAATTCTGACATTAAGCACGATGTATACAG TTTTTCCATTGTCATCtgggggattttaacacagaAGAAACCGTTTGCAG CGGAAACAAATATTCTGCACATTATGGTCAAAGTAGTGAGTGGTCTTCGTCCTGATCTATCGGTGATTCCTAAATCAAGACCACCAGCGTGCAAGAGTTTATTGAAACTGATGAAGCGATGCTGGATGGAAACTCCCAGTGACCGCCCAACATTTCAAG aAATCACTTCAGAAACTGAAGAACTTAGCACCAAGCCACAAGAAATGGCGCAAGAGAAACCACAAGAACAGCCTTTGGATTCTGGCCAAACTCATGAGGCAAGCAAAAAG GATCCAGCTGTCCAGGCTAAGCAGCCGGTGCAGAAACGGCAATCCAAGCGGGCCTCTGACAGTGACGAATACAGCCTTTCCCAGCTGCTGTCCCAGCTGGATTCGGGTTTCGAATCGACTGGGAATGACGGCCCAGCGGGAGGGGAGGTGGCCGACAGCAAGAAGAGACTGTCGGGAATCTCGTCCATTGACTCTGCGTTCTCATCCCAAGGATCCTTGTCGTTGTCGTTTGGGAAGGACGCTGGAGGGATTG AGCAATCCGTCTCGGATATACCAAAGAAGAAACTCTACGAAGCCATCATGTCAGGTGATGTTGGCAAGTTGATGAAACTCCTGCAGCCACAAGATGTGGACCTGATCTTGGACGACGGCATGAGTCTCCTACACTATGCTGTGGAACTGGGCAATGAGGAAGCTGTCCGGTTGTTGCTTTTGTACAATGCCAATCCTAACATTCCAAACAAGCGGGGCTCTACGCCACTTCACCTTGCCGCCGAGAAGAACCTGAAGATCATTGCCGAGCTGCTTTTAGGGAAAAAGGCGAATGTAAATGCCAAGGATGAAGATCAATGGACTCCGCTCCACTTTGCAGCACAGAGTGGCGAAGAAACTCTTTCAAGGTTACTGCTGGACAGGAATGCTTCGACCAATGAGGTGGACTTCGAAGGTCGAACGGCACTGCATGTCGCTTGCCAACACAGCCATGAAAATGTGGTTCGTGTTCTATTGAGCCGAGGGGCTAACGCCCAAGCTAAAGGGAAAGATAACTGGACACCGTTACATTTTGCTGCCTGGCAAGGCCATCACACAATTACAAAGCTTCTTATTAAGCAGGTTGGGGCTGGTGGTGATGTGCTAACAGCTGATGGGAGAACCCCACTGCATCTAGCAGCCCAGAGAGGGCAGTACAGAGCGGCTCGAATCCTCTTGGAATTCAAGAGCATCGTGACCGGGATGATCTCGAGCCGGCCTACCCCTCTTCACCTAGCTGCGGAGGCTGGACACACCAGCACCTCCAGACTTCTCGTCAAGCACGGCGTGGACATCAACGCAGTGACCGGGGAAAGCTGGACTGCCCTACACCTAGCCGCCAACCGTGGTCACCTGCAGACTGTGAAAATGTTGGTCGAAGAGCAGGCCAATCCTGAGGCCAGGAATTCCCTTCAGCGAACAGCCGTCCACCTCGCTGCAGATAAAGGGCACAGCGAAGTGGTAAGGGAGCTTCTCGGTAGCACGTGTGACATCAACGTCACGGATGACGAAGGGCTAACACCTCTACATTTGGCAGCAAAGTGCGGACATCTGAAATGTGTTGAGATGCTCCTTGCTCATGGCGCTGATGTTACTTTGTATGACAAAAAATTTCAGACTCCGTTAAGCCTGGCTCAAGAAACTGGCAACAGCTTAGTCATCGATGCCCTTCAGTGCCTGACAGACTCGGACACTGAAATCTTGTAA